One Lentimicrobiaceae bacterium DNA window includes the following coding sequences:
- the ruvA gene encoding Holliday junction branch migration protein RuvA, whose translation MYAFIEGDITEKNPAYVVLENNGMGYFLHISLQTFSLLKEASHFRLLTHLVVREDAQILYGFATEDERSLFRQLINVSGIGANTARLILSSLTTAEVKQAIITGKVDVLQGVKGIGAKTAQRIIIDLKDKFGKGETSTEFLAIAHNTRKIEALSGLAILGFSKSVVEKTLDKIITATPNGNNLSAEELIKSALKIL comes from the coding sequence ATGTACGCATTTATTGAAGGCGATATAACGGAAAAAAATCCGGCTTATGTGGTTTTGGAAAACAATGGAATGGGGTATTTTCTTCACATTTCGTTGCAAACATTTTCGTTGCTAAAAGAGGCTTCCCATTTTCGCTTGCTCACCCATCTTGTTGTACGTGAAGACGCTCAGATTTTGTACGGCTTTGCCACCGAGGACGAACGTTCGCTTTTCAGACAATTGATAAACGTTTCAGGCATAGGTGCAAATACGGCAAGGCTGATACTTTCGTCGCTTACCACAGCCGAAGTGAAACAGGCAATAATTACCGGGAAAGTAGATGTGCTGCAGGGTGTAAAAGGTATAGGTGCAAAAACAGCCCAACGCATTATTATTGATCTGAAAGATAAATTTGGCAAAGGCGAAACGAGTACCGAATTTTTAGCCATTGCACACAATACCCGAAAAATTGAAGCGTTATCAGGTTTAGCAATACTGGGGTTTAGTAAAAGTGTAGTGGAAAAAACCCTCGATAAAATTATTACAGCCACACCAAATGGAAATAATTTATCAGCAGAAGAGCTGATAAAAAGTGCGTTAAAAATATTATAA
- a CDS encoding NADP-dependent malic enzyme: MDKTMLKKLALEYHAQGRPGKIEVIPTKPTATQQDLSLAYTPGVAEPCLRIHDNPEDVYKYTAKGNLVAVISNGTAVLGLGDIGTEAGKPVMEGKGVLFKIFADIDVFDIEINEKDPKKIIEIVKAIAPTFGGINLEDIKAPECFEIEDRLKECLDIPLMHDDQHGTAIITSGAMLNALEITGKKIEEIRIVVNGAGAAAISCTKLYIKLGVNPENIIMLDSKGVLHQNRTDLNPIKRQFATSKNISNLREAIAGADMFLGLSVAGQVDQDMIRSMAANPIVFALANPFPEITYEDATSARKDIIMATGRSDYPNQVNNVLGFPFIFRGALDVRATKINDEMKLAAAYALAELAKLPVPEEVNLAYHTNNLKFGKDYIIPKPCDPRLISTIPVAVAQAAMDSGIACMPIRDWGLYKEELSRRLGVGIPLIRQIKAKAKAQPQKVVFAEAENFKILKAAEIVQSEGIACPILLGNKDLIIQIISDNDLSLEGVEIIDPKSKKEESRLRKFAEIYFEKRQRKGVTLQSALDTMHHRNYFGPMLVETCKADAMISGLTRNYPDTIRPTLEIIGKHPGAHVVSGMYIINTKKGPFFFADTTVNHHPDTQTIVEITLQTYEAVKKFGILPRIALLSYSNFGSVKGEAPLKMRDAVAILHRDYPHIVVDGDIQANFALNEEMLKESFPFSKLIGGKANTLIFPFLSASNIAYKLMQEMAGMEAIGPILNGLNKSVHILQMGASVTEIVNMVTIAVIYAQSGNKQQTKLLNDCLLATDQE; encoded by the coding sequence ATGGATAAAACAATGTTGAAAAAATTAGCTCTTGAATACCATGCTCAGGGGCGTCCGGGGAAAATAGAAGTTATACCAACAAAACCTACTGCTACCCAGCAAGATTTATCGCTTGCATACACGCCTGGGGTAGCCGAACCTTGTTTGAGAATACATGATAATCCCGAAGATGTGTATAAATATACGGCAAAAGGAAACCTGGTAGCAGTAATTTCCAATGGTACAGCCGTTCTTGGGTTAGGGGATATTGGTACCGAAGCAGGAAAGCCTGTTATGGAAGGGAAAGGGGTGCTTTTTAAAATTTTTGCCGATATTGATGTGTTTGATATAGAGATAAATGAAAAAGACCCGAAAAAGATTATTGAAATCGTAAAAGCTATTGCACCCACCTTTGGCGGTATCAATCTCGAAGATATTAAAGCCCCCGAATGTTTTGAAATAGAGGATCGTTTGAAAGAGTGTCTCGACATTCCGTTGATGCACGACGATCAACATGGTACGGCAATTATCACCTCGGGGGCTATGTTAAATGCCCTCGAAATTACCGGTAAAAAAATTGAGGAAATTCGGATTGTGGTCAATGGTGCCGGTGCTGCTGCCATAAGTTGCACTAAGCTGTATATTAAGCTGGGTGTCAATCCTGAAAATATTATTATGCTCGATAGCAAAGGGGTGTTGCATCAAAACAGAACCGATTTAAATCCCATAAAACGCCAGTTTGCCACCTCAAAAAATATTTCAAATCTTCGTGAAGCAATTGCCGGTGCAGATATGTTTTTAGGGCTTTCGGTTGCCGGGCAAGTTGATCAGGATATGATACGCTCCATGGCTGCCAATCCCATTGTTTTTGCATTGGCAAACCCGTTTCCGGAAATCACTTACGAAGATGCAACCTCTGCACGCAAAGACATAATTATGGCAACAGGTCGTTCAGATTACCCCAACCAGGTGAACAATGTACTGGGATTCCCCTTTATTTTTAGGGGTGCACTTGATGTAAGAGCCACAAAAATCAACGACGAAATGAAGCTGGCTGCCGCCTATGCCCTTGCAGAACTTGCTAAACTGCCTGTCCCAGAAGAAGTAAACTTAGCCTACCACACAAACAATCTTAAATTTGGGAAGGACTATATCATTCCAAAACCTTGCGACCCCCGGCTTATTAGTACAATTCCTGTTGCAGTGGCACAAGCTGCCATGGATTCAGGAATTGCCTGTATGCCCATCAGGGATTGGGGTTTGTACAAAGAAGAACTTAGCCGAAGACTTGGTGTGGGAATTCCTTTAATCAGGCAAATAAAAGCCAAAGCTAAAGCCCAGCCTCAGAAGGTAGTTTTTGCCGAAGCAGAAAATTTTAAAATACTCAAAGCTGCCGAAATTGTACAAAGCGAAGGGATTGCATGTCCTATACTACTGGGCAATAAAGATTTGATAATACAAATAATCAGCGATAACGACCTCTCACTTGAAGGGGTTGAAATTATTGATCCCAAATCGAAAAAGGAAGAAAGCCGGCTTAGAAAATTTGCAGAGATTTATTTTGAAAAACGGCAACGCAAAGGCGTTACCCTGCAATCAGCTCTTGATACCATGCACCATCGTAATTATTTTGGACCTATGCTGGTTGAAACCTGCAAAGCCGATGCCATGATTTCCGGTCTTACCCGGAATTATCCCGATACCATTCGTCCTACCCTCGAAATTATCGGAAAGCACCCCGGCGCCCATGTTGTTTCGGGAATGTATATTATCAATACAAAAAAAGGACCTTTCTTTTTTGCCGATACTACCGTGAACCATCATCCCGACACGCAAACCATAGTCGAAATCACCCTTCAGACATATGAAGCCGTTAAAAAATTCGGAATATTGCCCCGGATAGCCTTACTGTCCTACTCTAATTTTGGCTCGGTAAAAGGAGAAGCTCCTTTGAAAATGCGTGATGCTGTTGCTATTCTGCATCGCGACTATCCCCATATCGTTGTTGACGGTGATATTCAGGCAAATTTTGCCCTGAACGAAGAAATGCTGAAAGAAAGTTTCCCCTTTTCAAAACTGATAGGAGGAAAAGCCAATACACTTATTTTCCCATTCCTCAGTGCA